One window from the genome of Candidatus Didemnitutus sp. encodes:
- a CDS encoding acetylxylan esterase — translation MNRLLLGFLLLTSALRAVTALPFGGERVAATQLQVVPDRAGWTYLPGEKVIFRVRASWDQEPLRGVEIKYRVGSEMMPADERTAKLADGSAEIDGGTLTAPGFLRCIVTASVGGKTVRALATAGFSPEKIAATQREPEDFDRFWAEGKTALEQVPLDPRVELLPAESTGAINVYHVSVATLNAAGTGTARVYGILCEPKAPGKYPALLRVPGAGVRAYTGDRELAEKGFITLQIGVHGIPVNLAPEVYTSLATGALDAYNVLNLDQRDRYYYRRIYLGCLRANDFLVNRPAWDGRHLLVTGGSQGGQLSLVTAGLDSRVTAVAAFYPAYCDVTGYLHGRAGGWPHMFRPSPDGAPAPLATPERIATTGYYDAVNFARRIKAPGFYSWGYNDESCPPTSVFAAYNSISAPKQMLIALEMGHAATPEQTERAKEWLIAQGRR, via the coding sequence ATGAATCGATTGCTACTCGGTTTTTTGCTGCTGACCTCCGCGTTGCGCGCGGTGACAGCTCTGCCCTTCGGCGGCGAGCGCGTGGCCGCGACCCAATTGCAGGTCGTCCCGGATCGCGCCGGCTGGACCTATCTTCCCGGCGAGAAGGTGATTTTCCGGGTGCGCGCGAGTTGGGATCAGGAGCCGCTCCGCGGAGTGGAGATCAAATACCGCGTCGGATCCGAGATGATGCCGGCTGATGAGCGCACGGCGAAACTGGCCGACGGCAGCGCCGAGATCGATGGCGGGACGCTGACTGCGCCGGGATTCCTACGCTGCATCGTGACCGCGAGCGTCGGCGGAAAAACCGTGCGAGCGCTCGCGACGGCAGGCTTTTCTCCCGAGAAAATCGCCGCGACGCAGCGCGAGCCGGAGGACTTCGATCGGTTTTGGGCCGAAGGGAAAACCGCGCTCGAGCAAGTGCCGCTCGATCCGCGAGTCGAACTGCTTCCGGCGGAGTCCACCGGCGCGATTAACGTGTATCACGTCAGCGTCGCGACACTGAATGCCGCGGGCACGGGCACGGCGCGCGTTTACGGCATTTTGTGCGAACCGAAGGCTCCGGGAAAATACCCCGCGCTGCTGCGTGTGCCGGGAGCGGGCGTGCGCGCCTACACCGGCGACCGCGAGTTGGCGGAAAAAGGGTTCATCACCCTCCAGATCGGCGTGCACGGCATCCCCGTGAATCTTGCCCCCGAGGTTTACACGAGCCTGGCGACGGGCGCACTGGACGCCTACAACGTGCTCAATCTCGATCAGCGTGATCGATACTACTATCGCCGCATCTACCTCGGATGCCTGCGAGCGAACGATTTTCTCGTCAACCGGCCGGCATGGGACGGCCGGCATCTTCTGGTCACCGGCGGCAGCCAGGGCGGGCAGCTCTCTCTCGTCACGGCGGGACTCGATTCGCGCGTGACCGCCGTAGCGGCGTTTTATCCGGCCTATTGCGATGTCACCGGCTATCTGCATGGGCGCGCCGGCGGCTGGCCGCACATGTTTCGGCCCAGCCCGGACGGCGCGCCCGCGCCGCTCGCGACTCCCGAGCGCATCGCGACGACGGGCTACTACGACGCGGTGAATTTCGCGCGCCGGATAAAGGCGCCGGGTTTCTACTCCTGGGGCTACAACGACGAAAGCTGTCCGCCGACCTCCGTGTTCGCGGCCTACAACAGCATCTCCGCCCCGAAACAAATGTTGATCGCGCTCGAGATGGGGCACGCGGCCACACCAGAGCAAACCGAGCGCGCGAAGGAATGGTTGATTGCGCAAGGCCGCCGCTGA
- a CDS encoding FadR family transcriptional regulator has translation MSLAPLQKESLVDQAVRSIFGHIQKNDLKAGTVLPAEGKLAELLDVSRPVVREAMRTLVGKGVIEMVNGVGAVVRPLDARSLAEVIERLAATRVNNAWEIEEARHGLEMHAAMLAAQKRTEQDLADLEDIVQQMRGAMDDKFRYASLNSEFHRRIAQATGNPLLYTLVCALLDVLGGVMTEIYGQVIPDDHWVAIHRYHEEILAHIRNRDAAKARDATLEHLLFAVRKL, from the coding sequence ATGAGCCTCGCTCCTCTGCAAAAAGAAAGCCTCGTCGATCAAGCGGTGCGTTCGATTTTCGGACACATTCAGAAGAACGATCTGAAGGCGGGCACGGTGTTGCCGGCGGAGGGCAAGCTGGCTGAGTTGCTGGATGTGAGCCGGCCCGTTGTGCGGGAAGCGATGCGCACGCTTGTCGGCAAAGGTGTGATCGAAATGGTCAACGGCGTGGGTGCGGTCGTCCGCCCACTGGACGCGCGCTCACTCGCCGAAGTGATTGAGCGACTCGCCGCCACGCGCGTGAACAATGCCTGGGAAATCGAGGAGGCGCGCCATGGCCTGGAAATGCACGCAGCGATGCTGGCCGCGCAGAAGCGCACCGAGCAGGACTTGGCGGATTTGGAGGACATCGTGCAGCAGATGCGCGGGGCGATGGACGACAAGTTCCGCTACGCGTCGCTGAACTCGGAATTCCATCGCCGCATCGCGCAGGCTACGGGTAACCCGCTGCTGTATACCTTGGTTTGCGCGCTGCTCGATGTGTTGGGCGGCGTCATGACCGAGATCTACGGACAGGTCATCCCGGACGATCACTGGGTCGCGATCCACCGCTACCACGAGGAAATCCTCGCTCACATCCGCAACCGCGATGCGGCGAAGGCGCGCGACGCGACGCTCGAGCATCTGCTCTTCGCGGTGCGCAAGCTGTGA
- a CDS encoding alpha-L-fucosidase has protein sequence MNRFSQTFLAAIALAVSAVAPRASENVSSPDADAAAREIRLRWFRKGKFGLFIHWGLYALPAGYWKGERSPGIGEWVQHRMKIPASEYAGLARQFTAARFDADAWAGLAADAGMTYVVLTAKHHDGFALFKSEASSFNVVDATPFGRDVVRELAAACARRGLRFGVYYSQAQDWHERGGAGNDWDFPPNAEKERDGSFDAYLQGKVEAQLRELLTGYGPLALVWFDTPHMMATNGRADRLVKLVRALQPDCLIDGRLGGTGDYVSTDDNVVPNAGSATAWEVPATMNQTWGFRRDDRNWKSPGEVVFRLVDVVSKGGNYLLNIGPMADGTVPEVCAENLRAVGDWLKAHGEAIYGAGRSPFGEEFGEPAAHLRRPSGTAPFLAFTDWRCTTKPGRLYFTVFHVERDRTFALPAFRNRVISVHRLDDPRHESIPVRVDASGARSFEVSCEVNDLMGTVYVVEFEGGAIER, from the coding sequence ATGAACCGATTCAGCCAAACGTTCCTCGCTGCCATCGCTCTCGCAGTCAGTGCCGTCGCGCCGCGTGCATCGGAAAACGTGAGCTCGCCGGATGCTGACGCGGCGGCGCGCGAGATCCGGCTGCGCTGGTTTCGCAAGGGCAAGTTCGGGTTGTTCATCCATTGGGGACTTTACGCGCTGCCCGCCGGCTACTGGAAGGGCGAGCGTTCGCCCGGCATCGGCGAGTGGGTGCAGCACCGCATGAAGATTCCGGCGTCGGAATACGCGGGGCTCGCGCGCCAGTTCACGGCGGCGCGGTTCGACGCCGACGCGTGGGCTGGCCTCGCCGCCGATGCGGGCATGACCTACGTCGTGTTGACGGCGAAGCACCATGACGGCTTCGCGCTGTTCAAATCCGAGGCGAGTTCGTTCAACGTCGTGGACGCGACGCCGTTCGGGCGGGATGTCGTGCGTGAGCTCGCGGCGGCGTGCGCTCGGCGTGGCTTGCGCTTCGGCGTCTATTATTCGCAGGCGCAAGACTGGCATGAACGGGGTGGGGCGGGGAACGACTGGGATTTTCCGCCCAACGCGGAGAAGGAGCGCGACGGCTCGTTCGACGCCTACCTTCAAGGCAAGGTGGAGGCGCAGTTGCGCGAGTTGCTCACCGGCTATGGCCCGCTGGCGCTCGTGTGGTTCGACACGCCGCACATGATGGCGACGAACGGCCGGGCCGATCGCTTGGTCAAACTCGTGCGCGCGCTGCAGCCGGATTGCCTGATCGATGGTCGGCTCGGCGGCACGGGAGACTACGTCAGCACCGACGACAATGTCGTGCCGAATGCCGGCTCAGCGACGGCGTGGGAAGTGCCGGCGACGATGAACCAGACGTGGGGATTTCGCCGCGACGACCGCAACTGGAAGTCGCCCGGCGAAGTCGTATTCCGTCTCGTTGACGTCGTCAGCAAGGGCGGGAACTACCTGCTCAATATCGGGCCGATGGCCGATGGGACGGTGCCGGAGGTTTGCGCGGAGAATCTGCGCGCTGTCGGCGATTGGTTGAAGGCGCACGGCGAGGCGATCTACGGCGCGGGGCGATCGCCGTTCGGCGAGGAGTTCGGCGAGCCGGCCGCGCACCTGCGCCGCCCGTCGGGCACGGCGCCATTCCTCGCCTTCACCGATTGGCGCTGCACGACCAAGCCGGGGCGGCTGTATTTCACGGTCTTCCACGTGGAGCGCGACCGCACTTTCGCGCTGCCGGCATTCAGGAATCGCGTCATCAGCGTTCACCGCCTCGACGATCCGCGCCATGAGTCGATTCCGGTGCGCGTCGATGCGTCGGGTGCGCGCTCTTTCGAAGTGTCGTGCGAAGTGAACGACCTGATGGGGACGGTCTATGTCGTCGAATTCGAGGGTGGCGCAATCGAGCGGTGA
- a CDS encoding RNA polymerase sigma factor, which yields MSSNSRVAQSSGEQDMDEISSFPQTSASEPPRSAGADEDADDSCAFALALNDGATSPHPVAMPHTPEHRRWFSEEVQPHEPILRSYLRGSFPAVRDVDDVVQESYLRIWRTHLSTPVRSARAFLFTVARRLALDWVRRNRTAPFLSEREAGGLEVVEEKPSAQEQIDTEEKIEVLAEGLVALPRRCRDVIVLYRLKGLPRQEVAQRLGISPKTVDEQAARGVRRLEEFFRAQGYQRLFER from the coding sequence ATGTCGTCGAATTCGAGGGTGGCGCAATCGAGCGGTGAACAGGACATGGACGAGATTTCATCATTCCCGCAGACCTCCGCATCCGAGCCGCCGAGAAGCGCCGGCGCGGACGAGGACGCGGACGACAGTTGCGCCTTTGCGCTGGCGTTGAATGATGGCGCCACCTCTCCGCACCCTGTCGCGATGCCCCACACCCCTGAACACCGGCGCTGGTTCTCCGAGGAGGTCCAGCCGCACGAACCGATCCTGCGCTCGTATCTCCGAGGATCCTTTCCGGCGGTGCGCGACGTTGACGATGTAGTCCAGGAATCCTACCTGCGCATTTGGCGCACCCATCTGTCGACGCCGGTGCGCTCGGCGCGCGCCTTCCTGTTCACGGTGGCGCGGCGTCTCGCGCTCGATTGGGTGCGGCGGAACCGAACGGCGCCTTTTCTCTCCGAGCGCGAGGCTGGCGGACTCGAGGTGGTCGAGGAAAAGCCGAGCGCACAGGAGCAAATCGACACGGAGGAAAAAATCGAGGTGCTGGCCGAGGGGCTCGTGGCGCTGCCGCGGCGCTGCCGCGACGTTATTGTCCTCTATCGCTTGAAGGGGTTGCCGCGTCAGGAGGTCGCGCAGCGCCTTGGCATTTCGCCGAAAACGGTGGACGAGCAGGCGGCGCGCGGTGTGCGTCGCCTGGAGGAATTTTTCCGGGCCCAAGGTTATCAACGCTTGTTCGAACGATGA
- a CDS encoding long-chain fatty acid--CoA ligase, translating to MPAPDLLLPQLLARTCARVPDRAVFVCESRRVTYRNFCHDVRAVAAGLQARGIRKGDRVALIMPNSIEFAVALFALWEIGAIATPTCTIYTRPEASAQWSDAAIALVLSDAKCAEVAAAAANECPHAPTVIVVNGAAPGGDSASWPEWLARGGQPVPVKLEPHDLACLQYTGGTTGVSKGAMLTQANIVANVFQSAACVGLGRADPEVLVGALPFFHIFALTCVLAAGVAHGATVIVFPRFEPRNVVETFRRHRPTIFHGVPTMFIGLLNTPEAAPEDFDSVRVCMSGGAALPVEVMRNFQTKLLRRGQISEGYGLSETSPVTHANPPDGPVVAGSIGRPAPDTEVRIVDVETGTRDLPDGEAGEVVVRGPQVMAGYWRAPEETARVLRDGWLHTGDIGYRDAAGYFYLIDRKKDLVIAGGFNVYPREVEEALFRHPGILEAVVIGVPDPYRGETVKAFVVLQPAATLDAEAVIAHCRQHLAAYKVPRLVEFRSALPKSGVGKYLRRELRAEEIARAQATPADRPRRTATGM from the coding sequence ATGCCTGCCCCCGACCTGCTTTTGCCGCAGTTACTCGCGCGGACGTGCGCCCGTGTGCCGGATCGCGCCGTTTTCGTCTGTGAGTCCCGCCGTGTTACCTACCGGAATTTCTGCCATGACGTGCGCGCGGTCGCGGCCGGTCTCCAAGCGCGTGGCATTCGGAAAGGAGATCGAGTGGCGCTGATAATGCCGAATTCGATCGAGTTCGCCGTGGCGCTCTTTGCGCTCTGGGAAATAGGAGCGATCGCCACGCCGACTTGCACAATCTACACGCGCCCGGAAGCGAGCGCGCAGTGGAGCGACGCGGCCATCGCGCTCGTCCTGTCAGATGCCAAATGCGCGGAGGTGGCCGCTGCCGCAGCGAACGAGTGTCCACATGCGCCGACGGTCATCGTCGTCAACGGCGCCGCGCCCGGTGGAGACAGCGCAAGCTGGCCCGAGTGGCTGGCGCGAGGAGGGCAACCGGTCCCTGTGAAACTCGAGCCGCACGACCTCGCCTGCCTGCAATACACCGGCGGCACAACCGGCGTCTCCAAGGGGGCGATGCTCACGCAGGCGAACATCGTCGCAAACGTGTTTCAGTCGGCCGCGTGCGTGGGGCTCGGGCGCGCCGATCCCGAGGTGTTGGTGGGAGCGTTGCCGTTCTTCCACATTTTTGCGCTGACGTGCGTGCTGGCGGCTGGCGTGGCGCACGGCGCGACCGTGATCGTGTTCCCGCGTTTCGAGCCGCGAAATGTCGTGGAAACGTTCCGCCGGCATCGCCCGACGATTTTTCATGGCGTGCCGACGATGTTCATCGGTTTGCTGAACACACCGGAGGCGGCGCCGGAGGACTTCGACTCGGTTCGCGTCTGCATGAGCGGAGGCGCGGCGCTGCCGGTCGAGGTGATGCGGAATTTTCAGACTAAACTTCTCCGTCGCGGTCAGATTTCCGAGGGCTACGGGCTGAGTGAAACATCTCCGGTCACGCACGCCAATCCGCCCGACGGCCCGGTCGTCGCCGGCAGCATCGGCCGCCCGGCTCCGGACACGGAGGTGCGCATCGTGGATGTCGAAACCGGCACGCGTGATCTGCCCGACGGTGAAGCGGGCGAGGTCGTCGTGCGCGGCCCGCAAGTGATGGCCGGCTACTGGCGCGCGCCGGAGGAAACGGCCCGCGTCCTGCGCGACGGTTGGCTCCACACCGGCGACATCGGCTATCGCGACGCGGCGGGATATTTTTACCTGATCGATCGCAAGAAGGACCTCGTTATCGCGGGAGGATTCAACGTCTACCCGCGCGAGGTCGAGGAGGCGTTGTTCCGTCACCCGGGCATATTGGAGGCAGTCGTGATTGGCGTGCCCGATCCCTACCGCGGCGAGACGGTGAAAGCGTTCGTCGTGCTTCAGCCGGCGGCGACGCTCGATGCCGAGGCGGTGATCGCGCACTGTCGGCAGCATCTCGCCGCCTACAAGGTCCCGCGTCTGGTCGAGTTTCGTTCGGCGCTCCCCAAGTCGGGGGTCGGAAAATACCTGCGCCGCGAGCTGCGCGCCGAGGAGATCGCCCGCGCGCAAGCGACCCCGGCGGATCGGCCGAGACGGACGGCGACAGGAATGTAG